A stretch of the Amia ocellicauda isolate fAmiCal2 chromosome 10, fAmiCal2.hap1, whole genome shotgun sequence genome encodes the following:
- the pabir2 gene encoding protein FAM122B isoform X4, with translation MSDRAIMSQEKMELDLDIPISLAQTDGNLRRSNSAPMINGLSDSTQVFQRDVLRSRRNSTTVVNRQSLVVPSSPIRVPSSRIHQIKQEEGVDVMNRETAHEREVQVAMQMSQSWEESLSLSDNDLDKSSSPKRVDFVPVSPAPSPTRGIGKQCFSPSLQILVSSNGLPPSPIPSPTRRFTTRSQSPINCIRPSVLGPIKRKGEMETESQPKRLFQGTTTMLSSEVHPPDLSSCLSSDLLDGSLSSVGSSSDSPPKTSTVSPSPNTSPFASVHDISPK, from the exons ATGAGCGACCGTGCAATCATGTCGCAAGAGAAAATGGAGCTGGACCTGGACATCCCGATATCCTTGGCCCAGACCGACGGCAATTTAAGGAGGTCGAATAGTGCACCGATGATTAACGGGTTAAG TGACAGCACCCAGGTCTTCCAGAGAGACGTCCTACGCAGCCGGAGAAACAGCACCACTGTCGTGAACCGGCAGAGTCTG gtggtcccctcctctcccatcagaGTCCCCAGCAGCCGGATTCATCAGATTAAACAG gaGGAAGGTGTGGATGTGATGAACAGGGAGACGGCCCACGAGCG ggaggTGCAAGTAGCTATGCAGATGAGTCAGTCATGGGAGGAGAGCCTCAGTCTG AGCGATAACGACTTGGACAAATCTTCCTCCCCGAAGCGCGTTGACTTTGTGCCAGTGTCTCCCGCTCCGTCGCCTACAAGGGGAATCGGGAAG CAatgcttctctccctctctccaaaTCCTGGTGAGCAGCAACGGCCTCCCGCCCAGCCCCATCCCCAGCCCCACCCGCCGCTTCACCAC AAGGAGTCAGAGCCCCATTAACTGTATCAGGCCCAGTGTCCTCGGGCCCATCAAACGCAAAG GCGAGATGGAAACGGAGAGCCAGCCAAAGAGACTGTTCCAAGGAACGACCACCATGCTGTCGTCCGAGGTCCACCCGCCTGACCTGAGCTCCTG CCTCTCCTCAGATCTTCTGGATGGCAGTCTCAGCAGTGTGGGCTCCTCCTCGGACTCCCCGCCCAAGACCAGCACCGTGTCCCCATCTCCCAACACTTCCCCCTTCGCCTCGGTCCACGACATCTCCCCAAAGTGA
- the pabir2 gene encoding protein FAM122B isoform X2 — protein MSDRAIMSQEKMELDLDIPISLAQTDGNLRRSNSAPMINGLSDSTQVFQRDVLRSRRNSTTVVNRQSLVVPSSPIRVPSSRIHQIKQEEGVDVMNRETAHEREVQVAMQMSQSWEESLSLQSDNDLDKSSSPKRVDFVPVSPAPSPTRGIGKQCFSPSLQILVSSNGLPPSPIPSPTRRFTTRSQSPINCIRPSVLGPIKRKGEMETESQPKRLFQGTTTMLSSEVHPPDLSSCLSSDLLDGSLSSVGSSSDSPPKTSTVSPSPNTSPFASVHDISPK, from the exons ATGAGCGACCGTGCAATCATGTCGCAAGAGAAAATGGAGCTGGACCTGGACATCCCGATATCCTTGGCCCAGACCGACGGCAATTTAAGGAGGTCGAATAGTGCACCGATGATTAACGGGTTAAG TGACAGCACCCAGGTCTTCCAGAGAGACGTCCTACGCAGCCGGAGAAACAGCACCACTGTCGTGAACCGGCAGAGTCTG gtggtcccctcctctcccatcagaGTCCCCAGCAGCCGGATTCATCAGATTAAACAG gaGGAAGGTGTGGATGTGATGAACAGGGAGACGGCCCACGAGCG ggaggTGCAAGTAGCTATGCAGATGAGTCAGTCATGGGAGGAGAGCCTCAGTCTG CAGAGCGATAACGACTTGGACAAATCTTCCTCCCCGAAGCGCGTTGACTTTGTGCCAGTGTCTCCCGCTCCGTCGCCTACAAGGGGAATCGGGAAG CAatgcttctctccctctctccaaaTCCTGGTGAGCAGCAACGGCCTCCCGCCCAGCCCCATCCCCAGCCCCACCCGCCGCTTCACCAC AAGGAGTCAGAGCCCCATTAACTGTATCAGGCCCAGTGTCCTCGGGCCCATCAAACGCAAAG GCGAGATGGAAACGGAGAGCCAGCCAAAGAGACTGTTCCAAGGAACGACCACCATGCTGTCGTCCGAGGTCCACCCGCCTGACCTGAGCTCCTG CCTCTCCTCAGATCTTCTGGATGGCAGTCTCAGCAGTGTGGGCTCCTCCTCGGACTCCCCGCCCAAGACCAGCACCGTGTCCCCATCTCCCAACACTTCCCCCTTCGCCTCGGTCCACGACATCTCCCCAAAGTGA
- the pabir2 gene encoding protein FAM122B isoform X3: MSDRAIMSQEKMELDLDIPISLAQTDGNLRRSNSAPMINGLSDSTQVFQRDVLRSRRNSTTVVNRQSLVVPSSPIRVPSSRIHQIKQEEGVDVMNRETAHEREVQVAMQMSQSWEESLSLSDNDLDKSSSPKRVDFVPVSPAPSPTRGIGKQCFSPSLQILVSSNGLPPSPIPSPTRRFTTRRSQSPINCIRPSVLGPIKRKGEMETESQPKRLFQGTTTMLSSEVHPPDLSSCLSSDLLDGSLSSVGSSSDSPPKTSTVSPSPNTSPFASVHDISPK, encoded by the exons ATGAGCGACCGTGCAATCATGTCGCAAGAGAAAATGGAGCTGGACCTGGACATCCCGATATCCTTGGCCCAGACCGACGGCAATTTAAGGAGGTCGAATAGTGCACCGATGATTAACGGGTTAAG TGACAGCACCCAGGTCTTCCAGAGAGACGTCCTACGCAGCCGGAGAAACAGCACCACTGTCGTGAACCGGCAGAGTCTG gtggtcccctcctctcccatcagaGTCCCCAGCAGCCGGATTCATCAGATTAAACAG gaGGAAGGTGTGGATGTGATGAACAGGGAGACGGCCCACGAGCG ggaggTGCAAGTAGCTATGCAGATGAGTCAGTCATGGGAGGAGAGCCTCAGTCTG AGCGATAACGACTTGGACAAATCTTCCTCCCCGAAGCGCGTTGACTTTGTGCCAGTGTCTCCCGCTCCGTCGCCTACAAGGGGAATCGGGAAG CAatgcttctctccctctctccaaaTCCTGGTGAGCAGCAACGGCCTCCCGCCCAGCCCCATCCCCAGCCCCACCCGCCGCTTCACCAC CAGAAGGAGTCAGAGCCCCATTAACTGTATCAGGCCCAGTGTCCTCGGGCCCATCAAACGCAAAG GCGAGATGGAAACGGAGAGCCAGCCAAAGAGACTGTTCCAAGGAACGACCACCATGCTGTCGTCCGAGGTCCACCCGCCTGACCTGAGCTCCTG CCTCTCCTCAGATCTTCTGGATGGCAGTCTCAGCAGTGTGGGCTCCTCCTCGGACTCCCCGCCCAAGACCAGCACCGTGTCCCCATCTCCCAACACTTCCCCCTTCGCCTCGGTCCACGACATCTCCCCAAAGTGA
- the pabir2 gene encoding protein FAM122B isoform X1: protein MSDRAIMSQEKMELDLDIPISLAQTDGNLRRSNSAPMINGLSDSTQVFQRDVLRSRRNSTTVVNRQSLVVPSSPIRVPSSRIHQIKQEEGVDVMNRETAHEREVQVAMQMSQSWEESLSLQSDNDLDKSSSPKRVDFVPVSPAPSPTRGIGKQCFSPSLQILVSSNGLPPSPIPSPTRRFTTRRSQSPINCIRPSVLGPIKRKGEMETESQPKRLFQGTTTMLSSEVHPPDLSSCLSSDLLDGSLSSVGSSSDSPPKTSTVSPSPNTSPFASVHDISPK, encoded by the exons ATGAGCGACCGTGCAATCATGTCGCAAGAGAAAATGGAGCTGGACCTGGACATCCCGATATCCTTGGCCCAGACCGACGGCAATTTAAGGAGGTCGAATAGTGCACCGATGATTAACGGGTTAAG TGACAGCACCCAGGTCTTCCAGAGAGACGTCCTACGCAGCCGGAGAAACAGCACCACTGTCGTGAACCGGCAGAGTCTG gtggtcccctcctctcccatcagaGTCCCCAGCAGCCGGATTCATCAGATTAAACAG gaGGAAGGTGTGGATGTGATGAACAGGGAGACGGCCCACGAGCG ggaggTGCAAGTAGCTATGCAGATGAGTCAGTCATGGGAGGAGAGCCTCAGTCTG CAGAGCGATAACGACTTGGACAAATCTTCCTCCCCGAAGCGCGTTGACTTTGTGCCAGTGTCTCCCGCTCCGTCGCCTACAAGGGGAATCGGGAAG CAatgcttctctccctctctccaaaTCCTGGTGAGCAGCAACGGCCTCCCGCCCAGCCCCATCCCCAGCCCCACCCGCCGCTTCACCAC CAGAAGGAGTCAGAGCCCCATTAACTGTATCAGGCCCAGTGTCCTCGGGCCCATCAAACGCAAAG GCGAGATGGAAACGGAGAGCCAGCCAAAGAGACTGTTCCAAGGAACGACCACCATGCTGTCGTCCGAGGTCCACCCGCCTGACCTGAGCTCCTG CCTCTCCTCAGATCTTCTGGATGGCAGTCTCAGCAGTGTGGGCTCCTCCTCGGACTCCCCGCCCAAGACCAGCACCGTGTCCCCATCTCCCAACACTTCCCCCTTCGCCTCGGTCCACGACATCTCCCCAAAGTGA